In Argonema galeatum A003/A1, one DNA window encodes the following:
- the pucL gene encoding factor-independent urate hydroxylase, which translates to MGAEISYGKEQVTLYRTYAKPMSGLTAIPESAFSEKENILFAVDVGVEVLGDNFLPAYTEGDNRNVVATDTMKNFVLKQAIAFGGSTLEGFLDFLGKQFLATYPQMSSLRITGKEQPFNAASVPQNGTFVDSGVLFSRSHNDYAIATLDFDRDGEDIKIISHECGRVGFQLIKITGSSFASFDRDGYTTLPEKSDRPLFIYLDANWKYGDVENAIAPDLSQYIAPEQVRDLVQVVFHEFVSKSIQHLIHEMGIRLLNRFPQMAEVSFTAQNRLWDTAFVSEENEKIKVYCDPRPPYGMIKLKLSRD; encoded by the coding sequence GTGGGCGCAGAAATTAGCTACGGCAAAGAACAAGTTACGCTTTATCGCACCTATGCCAAACCGATGTCGGGGTTAACAGCAATTCCTGAGTCGGCGTTTTCTGAGAAAGAAAATATACTGTTTGCTGTGGATGTTGGTGTGGAGGTGCTTGGCGATAATTTTTTGCCAGCTTATACTGAGGGCGATAACAGAAATGTGGTCGCTACCGATACGATGAAAAACTTTGTTTTGAAACAAGCGATCGCATTTGGTGGTTCCACTCTAGAAGGTTTTCTCGATTTCCTCGGCAAACAGTTTTTGGCAACTTATCCCCAGATGTCATCCCTGCGGATAACGGGAAAAGAACAACCTTTTAATGCGGCGTCTGTTCCTCAAAATGGTACTTTTGTAGATAGCGGCGTGTTGTTTAGTAGGTCACATAATGATTATGCGATCGCAACTTTAGATTTCGATCGCGATGGAGAAGATATCAAGATTATATCTCACGAATGCGGTCGCGTTGGATTTCAGTTAATTAAGATTACCGGAAGTTCATTTGCCAGCTTCGATCGCGATGGATATACCACATTGCCAGAAAAAAGCGATCGGCCTTTGTTCATCTATCTGGATGCCAACTGGAAATATGGGGATGTAGAAAATGCGATCGCACCCGACTTATCCCAATACATCGCACCCGAACAAGTACGCGATCTCGTCCAAGTTGTCTTCCATGAATTTGTCAGCAAATCAATCCAACATCTCATCCACGAAATGGGCATTCGACTGCTAAATCGCTTCCCCCAAATGGCAGAAGTTTCCTTTACAGCTCAAAATCGACTTTGGGATACAGCATTTGTTTCAGAAGAAAACGAAAAAATCAAAGTTTATTGCGATCCGCGACCGCCTTATGGAATGATCAAGTTAAAATTAAGCAGAGATTAA
- a CDS encoding tetratricopeptide repeat protein: MPIIMRSPTKIIAFIALLFSVQTPFPPTFSASLFTIPVQAETLVDRQAEADRLQQQGFEQVQKNRQFDAALESWQKALTIYQEIKDRRGEGRSLGNIGYAYFLLDDEDKAIEYLEQDLAIAREIKDRQEEADALGNLGTVYYSLGNYTKAIDYHQQSLAIQQKLKNRRGEALCLNNLVTAYRYLGEYAKATEYEQQSFAIGPNQEEAAAPTRLWQLFKIVERYGNV, from the coding sequence ATGCCAATAATCATGCGATCGCCAACTAAAATCATAGCCTTCATCGCTCTTTTATTTTCTGTGCAAACGCCTTTCCCGCCCACCTTTTCAGCCTCATTGTTTACAATCCCGGTACAGGCTGAAACTTTAGTCGATCGCCAAGCAGAAGCAGACCGATTGCAACAGCAAGGGTTTGAACAAGTACAGAAAAACCGTCAATTTGATGCGGCTTTGGAGTCTTGGCAAAAAGCACTGACTATCTACCAGGAAATTAAAGACCGCCGAGGTGAGGGACGGAGTTTGGGAAATATTGGATATGCTTATTTTCTTTTGGATGATGAGGACAAAGCGATCGAATACCTTGAGCAAGATTTAGCGATCGCACGCGAGATAAAAGATCGCCAAGAGGAGGCGGATGCTTTGGGAAATTTAGGAACTGTTTACTATTCTCTGGGTAACTATACAAAAGCAATTGATTACCATCAGCAAAGTTTGGCCATCCAACAAAAACTTAAAAACCGCCGAGGGGAGGCACTTTGTTTGAACAATTTGGTAACAGCTTACCGTTATCTGGGCGAATATGCCAAAGCGACTGAGTACGAACAACAGAGTTTTGCGATCGGGCCAAACCAAGAGGAAGCGGCTGCACCTACACGCCTCTGGCAACTATTCAAAATAGTTGAGAGATATGGCAATGTTTAG
- the uraH gene encoding hydroxyisourate hydrolase, with protein MAGKLTTHVLDTTQGCPAANMEIELWLLTPHYEGKKLLKTVRTNKDGRTNAPLLAEGELEVGVYELIFAVGEYFSSQSIKTPQPHFLDRIPIRFGIADIHAHYHVPLLTSPWAYSTYRGS; from the coding sequence ATGGCCGGTAAACTCACTACTCATGTACTCGATACAACTCAGGGTTGTCCCGCAGCAAATATGGAGATAGAACTGTGGTTGCTTACTCCACACTATGAGGGTAAAAAACTGTTAAAAACAGTGCGAACTAATAAAGATGGACGCACCAATGCACCGTTACTCGCTGAGGGTGAGTTAGAGGTAGGAGTTTACGAGTTAATATTTGCAGTGGGCGAATACTTTAGTTCTCAGTCAATTAAAACTCCTCAACCGCACTTTCTCGATCGCATTCCCATTCGGTTTGGCATTGCGGATATTCACGCTCATTATCATGTACCATTGCTAACATCTCCTTGGGCGTATAGTACCTATCGCGGTAGTTGA
- a CDS encoding peptidoglycan-binding protein, with translation MMLKNAPGSSTSIVSQLDKQIIAQVNLLIPNNPLVSFTDLNVVAGGNAVWPLLQKDAKAALQRAINERDQTLVVNSAYRTIAQQFFLFINKDRLGIPKVAPVGKSNHQSGLALDIEDHDGWKPYLKKYGWQWFGPSDSVHFSFGGEGNPNAQSYKIAAIKAFQKLWNLNNPDRILTVDGDVGPMTLARLGESPIEGFSKGDKSSVNPLRRVLRLTDPLMQGEDVRELQQALIKMNFNLNADGFFGTTTDAAIKKFQQDKDLIADGVVGLVTLKRMGLL, from the coding sequence ATGATGCTCAAAAATGCTCCCGGCTCTTCAACTAGCATAGTTAGCCAACTCGACAAGCAAATTATCGCTCAGGTAAACCTCTTAATTCCGAACAACCCGCTTGTCAGTTTTACAGATCTAAATGTGGTAGCAGGTGGCAATGCGGTTTGGCCTTTGCTACAAAAAGATGCTAAAGCAGCACTGCAACGTGCTATTAACGAACGCGATCAAACGCTTGTTGTTAACTCAGCTTATCGCACAATTGCCCAGCAATTCTTTCTGTTCATTAACAAAGATCGGCTCGGCATTCCCAAGGTAGCCCCTGTAGGTAAAAGCAATCACCAAAGCGGTTTGGCATTGGATATTGAAGACCATGACGGTTGGAAACCTTACCTCAAAAAGTACGGTTGGCAATGGTTTGGCCCTAGTGACTCCGTACATTTCTCTTTCGGAGGAGAAGGTAATCCTAATGCTCAAAGTTACAAGATTGCCGCTATCAAAGCTTTCCAAAAACTCTGGAACTTAAACAATCCCGATCGCATTCTGACAGTGGACGGTGATGTTGGCCCTATGACTTTGGCACGACTGGGTGAGTCACCCATAGAAGGTTTTTCTAAGGGAGATAAATCTTCCGTCAATCCTCTCAGGAGGGTGCTGCGACTAACCGATCCCTTGATGCAAGGAGAAGACGTGCGCGAACTTCAGCAGGCATTAATTAAGATGAATTTCAATCTTAATGCCGATGGCTTCTTTGGTACGACTACTGATGCCGCAATCAAGAAGTTTCAACAAGACAAGGATTTGATTGCTGATGGTGTTGTGGGGCTAGTAACGCTTAAGAGGATGGGTTTGTTATAA
- a CDS encoding GH25 family lysozyme, whose product MVSTKLPILRRGDGIDFPELQDDVKLLQTKLGFFGDNIDGKFGLGTEKSVKHFQQGKGLEVDGIVAKNTWSAILDAPVEVFNPRIIGIDVSMHNKIVDWQAVKKANISYAFAKATEGGDFVDQTFATNWLQMKQAGIIRGAYHFFRPLKTGEQQADNFLKTLGNLELSDLSPVVDLEQFPESVAKQWKTISFNQRIDRVQKFLHKVEQVTGRKPIIYTSNSFWQEFMNNSEVFTAYRLWIAHYTDKPQPLVPANNWGGKGWTLWQYTETGVVAGVTGKFDINRFNGSIDKLI is encoded by the coding sequence ATGGTATCCACAAAACTGCCTATTCTCCGTCGGGGAGATGGAATTGACTTTCCCGAATTGCAAGATGACGTCAAGCTGCTGCAAACAAAATTGGGTTTTTTCGGAGACAATATTGATGGAAAGTTCGGACTAGGGACAGAGAAATCGGTTAAGCATTTTCAGCAAGGTAAGGGTCTAGAGGTTGATGGGATTGTTGCTAAAAACACTTGGTCAGCAATTTTAGACGCACCTGTCGAAGTCTTCAATCCCAGAATTATTGGCATTGATGTTTCCATGCACAATAAAATTGTAGATTGGCAGGCTGTTAAGAAAGCGAATATCTCCTACGCTTTTGCCAAGGCAACTGAGGGTGGTGACTTCGTAGACCAAACTTTTGCGACCAATTGGTTACAAATGAAACAAGCTGGTATTATTCGCGGCGCATATCATTTTTTCCGCCCCTTGAAAACTGGCGAACAACAGGCAGATAACTTCCTGAAAACGCTTGGCAATCTGGAACTGAGTGACTTGTCTCCAGTAGTGGATTTGGAACAATTTCCCGAATCTGTGGCTAAGCAATGGAAAACTATCTCTTTCAACCAACGTATTGACAGGGTGCAAAAGTTCCTGCATAAGGTAGAACAGGTGACGGGACGCAAACCCATCATTTATACCAGTAACTCTTTTTGGCAGGAATTCATGAATAACTCTGAAGTTTTCACTGCGTACCGGCTTTGGATTGCACACTATACAGATAAGCCTCAGCCTCTTGTTCCGGCTAATAACTGGGGAGGAAAAGGTTGGACGTTATGGCAATATACAGAAACAGGTGTAGTAGCTGGAGTTACTGGCAAGTTCGATATAAACAGGTTCAATGGTTCGATTGACAAATTGATCTAA
- a CDS encoding gamma-glutamylcyclotransferase yields the protein MESKRFFICGSALRGQPDHQNLQSAKFIKEAVTRPKYRIHAVENDWHPAVYEVEEGGIAILGEVYELTGEQYDYLLSTEPPNLYAGKIVLEDGEEVTAMLYPQELVEQYQWPDISHFGGWAAYKKSKQ from the coding sequence ATGGAATCGAAACGCTTCTTCATTTGTGGATCTGCCCTACGCGGTCAACCGGATCATCAAAATCTCCAATCGGCAAAGTTTATCAAGGAGGCCGTTACCCGTCCCAAATACCGAATACACGCTGTAGAAAACGATTGGCATCCCGCTGTCTATGAAGTTGAAGAAGGAGGTATTGCTATTCTGGGTGAGGTATACGAGTTGACGGGGGAACAATACGATTACTTACTTTCTACGGAACCTCCCAATTTGTATGCAGGAAAAATAGTTTTAGAAGACGGCGAAGAAGTTACCGCCATGCTTTACCCGCAGGAGTTAGTGGAACAATATCAGTGGCCTGATATTTCTCATTTTGGTGGTTGGGCAGCTTATAAAAAATCAAAACAGTAG
- the uraD gene encoding 2-oxo-4-hydroxy-4-carboxy-5-ureidoimidazoline decarboxylase: MKYQIDVLNQMSQRDFVEALGAIFEDSPWVAEKAYNKRPFADLGSLHQTMVGVVRDASLDEQLVLIRSHPDLGSKLKMSESSVQEQAGAGLDRLSSEEYERFQSLNQAYQEKFAFPFIIAVKNHTKESILDAFSMRLQNSREAEIESALQEIYQIAWFRYFN; this comes from the coding sequence ATGAAGTACCAAATAGACGTACTCAATCAAATGAGTCAACGAGATTTTGTCGAAGCTTTGGGCGCAATTTTTGAGGATTCACCTTGGGTAGCTGAAAAAGCGTATAACAAACGACCTTTTGCAGATTTAGGATCGCTGCATCAAACAATGGTGGGAGTGGTGCGAGATGCAAGTTTAGATGAACAACTGGTATTAATTCGATCGCATCCAGATTTGGGAAGTAAACTAAAAATGAGCGAATCTTCCGTGCAAGAACAAGCTGGTGCTGGATTGGATAGGTTAAGTAGTGAAGAGTATGAAAGATTTCAGTCGCTTAATCAAGCATATCAAGAAAAATTTGCCTTTCCTTTTATTATTGCGGTGAAAAATCATACTAAAGAAAGTATTCTGGATGCCTTTTCTATGCGGTTGCAAAATAGTAGGGAAGCTGAAATAGAAAGCGCTTTGCAGGAAATTTATCAGATTGCTTGGTTTCGTTATTTTAATTGA
- the puuE gene encoding allantoinase PuuE, which translates to MTTVYPRDLVGYGANPPHPKWPGDARIALQIVMNYEEGSEYSIPDGDNHSETYLWEVPGASIGPGNRDLIVESVYEYGSRAGFWRLMRLFADRDIRITVFGAALALERNPEAARAIVEAGYDVCCHGWRWIGHHLLSEEEEREHIQRAIKSLEKTTGSRPLGWYCRYAPSLNTRRLIVEEGGFLYDSDAYNDDLPYWVKVEDKPHLVIPYTLDNNDMKFSVAPGFNSGDDFFTYLKDAFDVLYEEGEIAPKMMSVGLHTRLAGRPGRTPALARFLDYVQKHDKVWICRRIDIAEHWIKQHPYQP; encoded by the coding sequence ATGACTACAGTTTACCCCCGCGATCTGGTCGGTTACGGTGCCAATCCACCCCATCCAAAATGGCCGGGAGATGCCCGCATTGCTTTACAAATCGTGATGAATTACGAAGAAGGTTCCGAATATTCTATCCCCGATGGCGATAACCATTCGGAAACTTATTTGTGGGAAGTTCCCGGTGCATCGATCGGGCCAGGAAATCGGGATTTAATCGTCGAATCAGTTTATGAATATGGCAGTCGCGCGGGGTTTTGGCGGCTGATGCGTTTGTTTGCCGATCGCGACATCAGAATTACCGTTTTTGGTGCTGCGCTGGCCTTAGAGCGCAATCCAGAAGCGGCACGTGCGATCGTTGAGGCTGGATACGATGTCTGCTGCCACGGTTGGCGCTGGATTGGGCATCACCTGTTGAGTGAAGAGGAGGAACGCGAACATATTCAGCGTGCCATTAAATCCCTGGAAAAAACCACTGGTAGCCGTCCGTTGGGTTGGTATTGTCGCTATGCACCGAGTTTAAATACACGGCGTTTAATAGTAGAAGAAGGCGGATTTTTATACGATTCCGATGCCTATAATGATGACTTGCCCTATTGGGTGAAAGTCGAAGATAAACCCCATCTTGTGATTCCATACACTCTCGATAATAATGATATGAAATTTTCGGTGGCGCCTGGATTTAACAGCGGCGATGACTTCTTTACTTATCTCAAAGATGCCTTTGATGTTCTCTACGAAGAAGGTGAAATAGCGCCGAAAATGATGTCAGTTGGATTGCATACCCGACTGGCGGGACGACCGGGAAGAACACCAGCATTGGCGCGATTTTTAGACTATGTACAAAAACACGATAAAGTTTGGATTTGTCGCAGGATTGATATTGCCGAACATTGGATTAAACAACATCCATACCAACCATAA